In Flavobacterium sp. N1736, the following are encoded in one genomic region:
- a CDS encoding UDP-2,3-diacylglucosamine diphosphatase: protein MKKVYFASDQHFGAPTPESSLPREQKFVAWLDVIKQDAEAIFLLGDLFDFWFEYKTVVPKGFVRVLGKLAEIRDSGIPIYFFVGNHDLWMNDYFQTELNIPVYHDNKEFTFNGKTFLIGHGDGKGPGDKGYKRMKKVFTNPFSKWLFRWLHPDVGVSLAQYLSVKNKLISGDEDVKFLGEENEWLVLYAKRKLETKHYNYFIFGHRHLPMIISVGEESKYVNLGDWIGYFTYGVFDGETFELQKFEQ from the coding sequence ATGAAAAAAGTATATTTTGCTTCTGATCAGCATTTTGGTGCTCCCACTCCGGAATCGAGTTTGCCGCGCGAACAAAAATTTGTTGCCTGGCTGGATGTTATTAAACAAGATGCAGAAGCTATTTTTTTATTAGGTGATTTATTCGATTTTTGGTTCGAGTATAAAACCGTCGTTCCAAAAGGTTTTGTTCGTGTTTTAGGTAAACTGGCAGAAATTCGCGATAGCGGAATCCCGATTTATTTTTTCGTTGGAAATCATGATTTATGGATGAATGATTATTTTCAAACCGAATTGAATATTCCGGTTTATCATGATAATAAAGAATTTACTTTTAACGGAAAAACCTTTTTAATTGGTCATGGTGACGGAAAAGGTCCTGGAGATAAAGGCTATAAAAGGATGAAAAAGGTATTTACAAACCCGTTTTCAAAATGGCTTTTTCGTTGGTTACATCCAGATGTTGGCGTAAGTTTAGCGCAATATTTATCAGTAAAAAACAAACTGATTTCTGGTGATGAAGATGTAAAATTTTTAGGCGAAGAAAACGAATGGCTGGTTTTATACGCCAAACGCAAACTTGAAACTAAACACTACAACTATTTCATTTTCGGACATCGTCATTTGCCAATGATAATTTCCGTTGGCGAAGAATCAAAATATGTAAATCTGGGCGACTGGATTGGTTATTTTACCTATGGTGTTTTTGATGGCGAAACCTTCGAACTTCAAAAATTTGAACAATAA
- a CDS encoding 6-pyruvoyl trahydropterin synthase family protein, whose amino-acid sequence MSNIRITKQFNFETGHALYGYDGKCKNVHGHSYKLSVTVIGSPITDRSNVKFGMVIDFSDLKKIVKEEIVDQFDHATVFNETTPHIELANELKNRGHHVILVDYQPTSENMVVDFSKRIIGRLPERISLHSLKLQETESSFAEWYASDNL is encoded by the coding sequence ATGAGTAATATCAGAATTACAAAGCAATTTAATTTCGAAACCGGACATGCTTTGTACGGTTACGACGGAAAATGCAAAAACGTTCACGGGCACAGTTATAAATTATCGGTAACGGTTATTGGTTCGCCAATTACAGATCGATCGAATGTGAAATTCGGAATGGTAATCGATTTTTCGGATCTAAAGAAAATTGTAAAAGAAGAAATCGTCGATCAGTTTGATCATGCAACCGTTTTTAACGAAACAACACCGCATATCGAATTGGCAAATGAATTAAAAAATCGTGGACATCACGTAATCTTAGTCGATTATCAGCCAACAAGCGAAAATATGGTAGTCGATTTTTCGAAAAGAATTATTGGACGCTTGCCTGAAAGAATCTCACTTCATTCACTTAAACTTCAGGAAACAGAATCTTCATTTGCAGAATGGTATGCATCTGATAATTTGTAA
- a CDS encoding S9 family peptidase: protein MKKVLFTTLIMMSLNAIGQNVMSPELLWKLGRVSALGLSKDEKNVVFKVSTPSVEENKSNSKFYTIPVNGGNATEIKDTKEILKDKNISPDGKFLVYNEEVKLDKVLGKDYYPNLQKSDVQIYNGLDYRHWDTWNEGKFNHVFYKENKDGAKGIDILKGETFDSPQKPFGGDEDYIWSPDGKSILYVCKKKAGTEYAISTNTNIYEYNLETQKTTNRTEDNLGYDTAPQFSPIGNLTWLQMKRDGYEADKNDIIVEFKGIKTNLTANWDGTVDNFIWSKDGKNVYFVAPVDGTKQLFTVNFPGLTRIAIQVRQLTNGDFDVNDLVGFTGDDIIVTRNDMNHAPEIFSFNLKKNTWKQLSNVNTETYKTLALSKTERRYVTTTDGKKMLVWVILPPNFDASKKYPTLLFCQGGPQSALTQSYSFRWNFQLMAAKGYVVVAPNRRGMPGHGVEWNEQISKDWGGQVMDDYLSAIDDVSKENYVDKARLGCVGASYGGYSVFYLAGIHKDRFKTFIAHDGVFNTVSMLGTTEEVFFNNWDFGGAYWEKDNAIAQKAYTTFNPATLVQNWNKPILIIQGGKDFRVPIGQGQEAFQAAQLRGIKSRLLYFPEENHWVLKPQNAQVWQGEFFKWLSETL from the coding sequence ATGAAAAAAGTTTTATTTACAACCTTAATAATGATGAGTTTAAACGCTATCGGACAAAATGTGATGTCACCGGAATTGTTATGGAAATTAGGAAGAGTGTCTGCACTTGGACTTTCGAAAGATGAAAAAAATGTTGTTTTTAAGGTTTCAACTCCTTCTGTAGAAGAAAATAAGTCAAATTCTAAATTTTACACAATACCTGTAAACGGAGGAAATGCAACTGAAATTAAAGACACGAAAGAAATTTTGAAAGACAAAAATATTTCGCCTGACGGAAAGTTTTTAGTGTATAATGAAGAGGTAAAACTGGACAAGGTTTTAGGTAAAGATTATTATCCGAACCTTCAAAAATCAGATGTGCAAATTTATAACGGTTTAGATTATCGCCATTGGGATACGTGGAATGAAGGGAAATTTAATCACGTTTTTTATAAAGAAAATAAAGATGGTGCAAAGGGAATTGACATTTTAAAAGGAGAAACTTTTGATAGTCCGCAAAAACCTTTTGGCGGCGATGAAGATTATATCTGGTCTCCTGACGGAAAAAGCATTTTATATGTATGCAAGAAAAAAGCGGGAACTGAATATGCAATTTCGACCAATACCAATATTTATGAGTACAATTTAGAGACTCAAAAAACGACTAACAGAACCGAAGATAATTTAGGTTACGATACGGCGCCGCAATTTTCGCCAATAGGAAATTTAACCTGGCTGCAAATGAAACGTGATGGTTATGAGGCTGATAAAAACGACATTATTGTTGAGTTTAAAGGTATCAAAACAAACTTAACGGCAAATTGGGACGGAACTGTAGATAATTTTATCTGGAGTAAAGATGGCAAAAACGTTTATTTTGTTGCTCCTGTTGATGGAACTAAACAATTGTTTACGGTAAACTTTCCGGGATTAACAAGAATTGCAATTCAGGTTCGTCAATTGACAAATGGAGATTTTGATGTAAATGATTTAGTTGGTTTTACGGGTGACGATATTATTGTTACGAGAAATGATATGAATCACGCGCCGGAGATTTTTTCTTTTAATTTGAAGAAAAATACCTGGAAACAACTTTCTAATGTAAATACAGAAACGTACAAAACATTGGCATTAAGCAAAACAGAAAGACGTTATGTTACGACTACTGATGGCAAAAAAATGTTGGTTTGGGTAATTTTACCTCCTAATTTTGATGCTTCTAAAAAATATCCAACTTTGTTATTTTGCCAGGGCGGACCGCAATCTGCGTTGACTCAATCGTATTCTTTCCGTTGGAATTTTCAATTAATGGCTGCTAAAGGTTATGTTGTTGTGGCGCCAAATCGTCGCGGAATGCCCGGACACGGTGTTGAATGGAACGAACAAATTAGTAAGGATTGGGGCGGACAGGTTATGGACGATTACCTTTCGGCAATTGACGATGTTTCTAAAGAAAACTACGTCGACAAAGCTCGTTTAGGCTGTGTTGGTGCAAGTTATGGCGGATATTCGGTATTTTATTTAGCCGGAATTCATAAAGACCGTTTCAAAACTTTTATTGCTCACGATGGTGTTTTCAATACGGTAAGTATGTTGGGAACTACAGAGGAAGTTTTCTTTAACAACTGGGATTTTGGAGGCGCTTATTGGGAAAAAGATAATGCAATTGCTCAAAAAGCGTATACTACTTTTAACCCGGCAACTTTGGTGCAAAACTGGAATAAACCAATTTTAATTATCCAGGGCGGAAAAGATTTTCGTGTGCCAATTGGACAAGGACAAGAGGCTTTTCAGGCGGCACAATTAAGAGGAATCAAAAGCCGTCTATTGTATTTCCCTGAGGAAAATCACTGGGTTTTAAAACCACAAAATGCGCAGGTTTGGCAAGGAGAATTTTTTAAATGGCTGAGCGAAACGCTATAA
- a CDS encoding lipid A deacylase LpxR family protein, producing MMGSKKSIFAFLILSSILTFGQGRTKEIGFITDNDLYTSSKNDMFYTNGLELFYRFLSKNENEKINKKITEFRVGQYIYNPRYINYEARDHNNRPFAGYLFAEAGRSFFYNSESVLKTDFQLGYMGPNAFGRETQEAFHHTIGYKEVFGWEHQVHNALGIQAHALYSKKLFKSHPNDFIDFNFQSEANLGTIFTGVSAGFLTRIGFKKLLPIYDSNLHDASVSSQAQYNIREFYFYAIPSVNYQFYDATIQGSMFSNTSPVTFDLIPWRFNAEFGLKYRHNNFNMSYSFIYHGKELKSFEMIGSFYGSIRLGYLLK from the coding sequence ATGATGGGAAGTAAAAAGAGCATTTTTGCATTCCTGATTTTATCGTCAATATTGACTTTTGGACAAGGAAGAACGAAAGAAATAGGGTTTATTACAGATAATGATTTATATACATCGTCTAAAAATGACATGTTTTATACGAATGGTTTAGAGCTTTTTTACCGATTTTTATCAAAGAACGAAAACGAAAAAATCAATAAAAAAATCACTGAGTTTCGAGTTGGACAATATATCTACAATCCAAGATATATCAATTACGAAGCCCGTGATCATAATAATCGTCCTTTTGCGGGTTATCTTTTTGCAGAAGCGGGACGAAGCTTTTTTTATAACAGTGAATCGGTTTTAAAAACAGATTTTCAGTTGGGTTATATGGGACCAAATGCTTTTGGACGAGAAACGCAGGAAGCATTTCATCATACTATTGGTTATAAAGAGGTTTTTGGCTGGGAACATCAGGTTCATAATGCATTGGGTATTCAGGCGCATGCTTTGTATTCGAAGAAATTATTTAAAAGTCATCCCAATGATTTTATAGATTTTAATTTTCAGTCAGAAGCAAATCTGGGAACTATTTTTACCGGAGTTTCCGCAGGGTTTTTAACCCGAATTGGGTTCAAGAAATTACTTCCAATTTACGATTCTAATTTACATGATGCTTCTGTAAGTTCTCAGGCGCAATACAATATTCGTGAGTTTTACTTTTACGCCATTCCAAGCGTCAATTACCAATTTTATGATGCTACAATTCAAGGAAGCATGTTTAGTAATACAAGTCCTGTAACTTTCGATTTGATTCCGTGGCGCTTCAATGCTGAATTTGGTTTAAAATACCGACATAATAACTTCAATATGTCGTATTCGTTTATTTATCATGGCAAAGAATTAAAAAGCTTTGAAATGATAGGATCTTTTTATGGCAGTATTCGCTTGGGGTATTTGTTGAAGTAG
- a CDS encoding cytochrome c3 family protein yields the protein MKKFRVLFAFLVIAVVLSSCKNESDNYIDPRGTDYAGSESCIECHKVQYETAFHSSHFKATAPATLENVLGNFKQNNTFIYDKNTKLVMEQRDDSLYQVLYKNGKEVEAHPYDIVFGTKHAQTSVYWKNHYTYELPVSYYKSLNSWATSPGFPANEPNFTREIAKECYACHSSNIASQFVNTSSDKITSMTMDAETFTDKRTLVYGIDCERCHGPAKEHVKTHLKFPDLKIAQNIVSFKKFTRQQKIDACALCHSGNDKMKLKSRFQFKPGDNLNDYFRATPSSSDSTHYDVHGNQLGLLSQSKCFKKSETMDCMTCHNPHENASEKLVSYSKICMSCHQETKHSEMTLKTTAGKALANNCVECHMPKQMSNAIAFQVSNTKKKSNYILRTHKIAVYPNNKK from the coding sequence ATGAAAAAATTTAGAGTACTTTTTGCCTTTTTAGTTATAGCAGTTGTTTTATCAAGCTGCAAAAATGAATCTGACAATTATATTGATCCGCGCGGAACTGATTATGCCGGATCTGAAAGTTGTATTGAATGTCACAAAGTACAATATGAAACGGCTTTTCACAGTTCGCATTTTAAGGCAACTGCTCCCGCTACTTTAGAAAATGTTTTGGGTAATTTTAAACAAAACAATACTTTTATCTATGACAAAAACACCAAATTAGTCATGGAGCAACGTGACGATAGTTTGTATCAGGTTTTATATAAAAACGGAAAGGAAGTCGAAGCGCATCCTTATGATATTGTTTTTGGAACCAAACATGCGCAAACGAGCGTTTACTGGAAAAATCATTATACTTACGAACTTCCTGTTTCTTACTACAAATCATTAAACAGCTGGGCAACCAGTCCGGGATTTCCCGCAAACGAACCTAACTTTACCAGAGAAATAGCTAAGGAATGTTACGCTTGCCACAGTTCGAATATTGCGAGTCAATTTGTAAATACAAGCTCAGATAAAATTACATCAATGACTATGGATGCGGAGACTTTTACAGATAAAAGAACTTTGGTTTATGGTATTGATTGCGAACGCTGCCACGGACCGGCGAAAGAACATGTAAAGACACATTTGAAATTTCCTGATTTAAAAATAGCCCAAAATATTGTCTCTTTTAAAAAGTTTACAAGACAGCAAAAAATAGATGCTTGTGCATTATGCCATTCCGGAAATGATAAAATGAAGTTGAAATCTCGTTTTCAATTTAAACCGGGAGACAATCTTAATGATTATTTTAGGGCAACTCCTTCATCGAGCGACAGCACTCATTATGATGTACACGGAAATCAATTAGGATTATTGTCTCAGAGTAAATGTTTTAAGAAAAGTGAAACGATGGATTGCATGACTTGTCATAATCCGCATGAAAATGCTTCTGAGAAACTTGTTTCTTATTCTAAAATTTGCATGAGCTGCCATCAGGAAACGAAGCATAGCGAAATGACTTTAAAAACTACAGCGGGAAAAGCGCTGGCAAACAATTGTGTCGAATGTCATATGCCGAAACAAATGTCGAATGCGATTGCTTTTCAGGTATCAAACACAAAAAAGAAGTCGAATTATATTCTTAGAACGCATAAAATTGCTGTATATCCAAATAATAAAAAGTAA
- a CDS encoding NAD(P)/FAD-dependent oxidoreductase: MDLSYWELKNWFTNIDYTIVGSGIVGLHAALRLRERFPTAKILVLEKGALPQGASTKNAGFACFGSLSEILEDLNTHSEEDVVQLIEKRWQGLQLLRKRLGDAAIDFKPHGGYELFLKDDERGFNETIMRLPFINEILKPIFKSDVFAKEVDRFGFENIHEYLIFNPFEAQIDTGNMMQELLKQAVAADVLILNQQTVTGYSDLGNHVEIALGDFSFKSKKILFATNGFSNALTKGEVQPARAQILITEPIKNLDIKGTFHLDRGYYYFRNINDRILLGGGRNLDFEAENTTEFGQTKIVQNKLEDLLKNVILPNQEFQIAHRWSGIMGIGNSKKPVVSQLSENVFCGVRLGGMGVAIGSLIGTELADLI; the protein is encoded by the coding sequence ATGGATTTAAGTTACTGGGAACTGAAAAACTGGTTTACCAACATTGATTACACAATTGTTGGCAGTGGAATTGTTGGTTTACATGCCGCATTACGCTTGCGCGAAAGATTTCCGACTGCAAAAATTCTCGTTTTAGAAAAAGGAGCGTTGCCGCAAGGAGCAAGTACCAAAAATGCAGGTTTTGCCTGTTTTGGAAGTCTCTCAGAAATTTTAGAAGATTTAAATACTCATTCAGAAGAAGATGTTGTGCAGCTCATCGAAAAGCGTTGGCAAGGTTTGCAATTACTCCGAAAAAGACTTGGAGATGCAGCAATTGATTTTAAACCTCACGGCGGATATGAATTATTTTTGAAAGATGATGAAAGAGGTTTTAACGAAACGATAATGCGTTTGCCATTTATCAATGAGATTTTAAAACCAATTTTTAAAAGTGATGTTTTTGCCAAAGAAGTAGACCGTTTTGGTTTTGAAAACATTCACGAATATTTGATTTTTAATCCTTTTGAAGCACAAATCGATACCGGAAATATGATGCAGGAATTGCTGAAACAAGCCGTTGCTGCAGATGTTTTAATTTTAAACCAGCAAACCGTAACAGGATATTCAGATTTAGGAAATCATGTTGAAATTGCGTTGGGCGATTTTAGCTTTAAGTCTAAAAAAATACTTTTTGCAACAAATGGTTTTTCAAATGCTTTAACAAAAGGCGAAGTACAGCCGGCAAGAGCGCAGATTTTAATTACAGAACCCATTAAAAATCTGGATATAAAAGGAACTTTTCATTTAGATCGCGGTTATTATTATTTCAGAAATATTAACGACAGAATTTTACTTGGAGGTGGAAGAAATCTCGACTTTGAAGCAGAAAATACAACTGAATTCGGTCAAACCAAAATTGTACAAAATAAGTTGGAAGATTTACTTAAAAATGTAATTTTACCAAATCAGGAATTTCAGATAGCGCATCGTTGGAGCGGTATTATGGGAATTGGAAACAGTAAAAAACCGGTTGTTTCGCAACTGTCTGAAAACGTGTTTTGTGGAGTACGTTTAGGCGGAATGGGCGTTGCAATAGGAAGTTTAATAGGAACAGAATTAGCAGATTTAATATAA
- a CDS encoding MFS transporter, with amino-acid sequence MKNKEKKNDPYQALRYREFNVFLLLRFAMVFAWSMQFIVIEWEVYSLTKNPLSLGIIGLMEVIPAVSMALFAGHIVDQREKKGLLVKCILGFSVISFGLFLLTWPKVVGDLSANVILYSIYFLVFLGGLVRAFLGPTIFSLLSLIVPKKVYPNAATWSSSVWQIGAVMGPAVAGFSINWIGVHWSMCLVVGFSVFSLIALSQIEKKPILNPKIGEPVMESLKEGIKFVFNNKTILGVLSLDMVAVLFGGAVALLPVFAQDILKVGPEGFGVLRAAPAIGAFITMLISAYVPLYKKAGMKLLIAIFIFGLCIILFGVSTIFWLSVVALFLSGVADGISVVIRQTILQLKTPDHMRGRVAAVNSMFVGSSNELGAFESGLTAKLMGTVTSVVFGGSMTLLTVLGFGIKSPTFRNLDLQKDMEDHQNME; translated from the coding sequence ATGAAAAATAAAGAAAAGAAAAACGACCCATATCAGGCACTTCGTTATAGAGAATTTAATGTTTTTTTACTATTGCGTTTTGCCATGGTTTTTGCCTGGTCGATGCAGTTTATTGTTATCGAATGGGAAGTTTACAGCTTAACAAAAAATCCGCTTTCTCTTGGAATTATTGGTTTGATGGAAGTAATTCCGGCTGTATCAATGGCTTTGTTTGCGGGACATATTGTTGACCAAAGAGAGAAAAAAGGATTGTTGGTAAAATGTATTTTAGGTTTTTCTGTCATTAGTTTTGGACTGTTTTTATTGACATGGCCAAAAGTAGTAGGCGATTTATCAGCAAATGTAATTTTATATTCGATTTACTTTTTGGTATTTTTAGGCGGATTGGTTCGTGCTTTTTTAGGTCCGACTATTTTCTCTCTTTTATCTTTAATTGTTCCTAAAAAAGTATATCCAAATGCGGCAACCTGGAGTAGTTCGGTTTGGCAAATTGGAGCCGTAATGGGTCCGGCGGTGGCTGGATTCTCAATTAACTGGATTGGTGTTCACTGGTCAATGTGTCTTGTTGTCGGGTTTTCTGTTTTCTCTTTAATTGCATTATCGCAAATCGAAAAAAAACCAATTCTAAATCCAAAAATTGGCGAGCCGGTTATGGAAAGTTTAAAAGAAGGAATCAAGTTTGTATTCAACAATAAAACCATTTTAGGCGTTCTTTCGCTTGATATGGTTGCGGTTCTTTTTGGTGGCGCCGTTGCTTTATTACCGGTTTTTGCTCAGGATATTTTAAAAGTTGGTCCCGAAGGTTTTGGTGTTTTAAGAGCCGCTCCGGCAATTGGTGCTTTTATTACGATGCTGATTTCTGCTTATGTTCCATTGTATAAAAAAGCGGGAATGAAACTTTTAATTGCCATTTTCATTTTTGGATTGTGTATTATTTTATTCGGAGTTTCAACTATTTTCTGGTTATCGGTTGTGGCTTTATTTTTAAGCGGTGTTGCGGACGGAATTTCAGTTGTAATTCGCCAAACGATTTTACAGCTTAAAACTCCTGATCATATGCGCGGACGTGTTGCAGCGGTAAATTCTATGTTTGTTGGATCTTCTAATGAATTAGGTGCTTTTGAAAGTGGTTTAACGGCAAAATTAATGGGAACTGTAACTTCAGTAGTTTTTGGCGGAAGCATGACTTTATTAACCGTTTTAGGTTTCGGAATAAAATCGCCTACTTTTAGAAATCTGGATCTTCAAAAAGATATGGAAGATCATCAAAATATGGAATAA
- a CDS encoding enoyl-CoA hydratase/isomerase family protein — protein sequence MSSENQNGSLQTTFQNTVATLQFGHPASNSFPRQLLDRLTAEINSLSLNETVSVIVLQSEGSKVFCSGASFDELLEVENEEQGTEFFSGFAHLLNAMRNCSKLIIGRVQGKAVGGGVGIIAACDYALATPECAIKLSELAIGIGPFVIEPAVSRKIGKAAMAEMTLAAHEWKSAEWALQNKLFSEIHHAENLDNAVASFAQKLSSYNSEALQEMKKIIWEGTEYWESLLLERAAITGKLVLSDFSRKALMQFKK from the coding sequence ATGAGTTCAGAAAATCAAAACGGTTCTTTACAAACTACCTTTCAAAATACTGTTGCAACGTTGCAATTTGGTCATCCGGCGAGTAATTCTTTTCCACGTCAATTGTTGGATCGATTAACTGCCGAGATTAATTCTTTAAGCCTTAATGAAACTGTTTCGGTTATTGTTTTGCAAAGCGAAGGTTCGAAAGTTTTTTGTTCCGGCGCTTCGTTTGATGAACTTTTGGAAGTAGAAAATGAAGAACAGGGAACAGAGTTTTTCTCAGGTTTTGCGCATTTGTTAAACGCAATGCGAAATTGCTCTAAACTTATTATTGGCCGCGTTCAGGGAAAAGCTGTTGGCGGCGGAGTCGGAATTATAGCGGCTTGCGATTATGCTTTGGCAACACCCGAATGTGCCATAAAACTTTCAGAATTAGCAATCGGAATTGGTCCTTTTGTGATTGAACCCGCTGTTTCTCGTAAAATAGGAAAAGCCGCAATGGCTGAAATGACTTTGGCAGCGCACGAATGGAAATCGGCAGAATGGGCTTTGCAAAATAAATTATTCTCTGAAATTCACCATGCAGAAAATCTTGATAATGCAGTTGCAAGTTTCGCTCAAAAGTTGAGTTCCTACAATTCCGAAGCTTTGCAAGAAATGAAGAAAATTATTTGGGAAGGAACCGAATATTGGGAATCATTACTTTTAGAACGTGCAGCAATTACAGGAAAATTGGTTTTGTCTGATTTTTCAAGAAAAGCGTTGATGCAATTTAAGAAGTAA
- the mtgA gene encoding monofunctional biosynthetic peptidoglycan transglycosylase codes for MAVKKPAPKKTTTASKSKPASKKKTNRSFGEKVKWFFIKLFLWFFGLSIGSVIFFKFIPVPFTPLMLIRAIENKLDGKEVYFDHDWEPIDKISMNLQKAVIASEDGTFLSHNGFDFKALQKAYKSNERGRRIRGGSTISQQTAKNVFLWQGKSYFRKGLEAYFTVLIEIIWGKERIMEVYLNSIEMGDGVYGAYAATEHWYRRDASSLTPMQAAGIAAILPNPRKFKATGSSSYINRRKERIVREMRAVGKINYDGK; via the coding sequence ATGGCAGTCAAAAAACCAGCACCAAAAAAAACAACAACCGCAAGCAAATCAAAACCGGCTTCGAAGAAAAAGACAAATCGTTCTTTTGGCGAAAAAGTAAAATGGTTTTTTATTAAATTATTTTTATGGTTCTTCGGACTCTCGATTGGATCTGTTATCTTTTTTAAATTTATTCCCGTGCCTTTTACGCCTTTAATGTTAATTAGAGCGATAGAAAATAAACTGGATGGAAAAGAAGTTTACTTTGATCACGATTGGGAACCGATTGATAAAATTTCGATGAATTTGCAAAAAGCCGTTATCGCCAGTGAAGACGGAACTTTTTTATCACACAATGGTTTTGATTTCAAAGCACTTCAAAAAGCATACAAAAGCAACGAACGCGGACGCCGAATTCGCGGTGGAAGTACGATCTCGCAGCAAACCGCCAAAAATGTATTTTTATGGCAGGGAAAAAGTTATTTCCGTAAAGGTTTAGAAGCTTATTTTACCGTTTTGATAGAAATTATCTGGGGTAAAGAGCGTATCATGGAAGTTTATCTGAATAGTATCGAAATGGGTGACGGAGTTTATGGTGCTTATGCCGCAACAGAACATTGGTATCGTCGCGACGCTTCGAGTTTAACACCAATGCAGGCTGCGGGAATTGCAGCTATTTTGCCAAACCCAAGAAAATTTAAAGCAACAGGATCTTCAAGTTATATAAACAGACGTAAGGAAAGAATTGTTCGTGAAATGCGCGCCGTTGGAAAAATAAATTATGATGGGAAGTAA